The genomic DNA CAATGATAAGATTGTTTCTTATGAATTAGAAGTTTTGCATCCAAAAACAAAGGATGATAAGTTTTATTTTATGCCGGATATTGACGAATATGTACTCTGCGTATTTCTACCTTATGCACCAAGTACCGGCTTTGTGGTGGGAGCATATTACGATAAAAACTACACTCCGCCTGTTAGCAACAATGATGAATTTTATGTAAAGTTTTCAGATGGTACCGAGATCTTTTACGATAGAAAACAGCATCTGTTGAAAGCAACAGTAAAAGGCGATATTGATATTACTGCTGTCTCATCACATTTTACAACAATCACAACTCATGACGGAGACATTACAATCAACGGTAATGTGGTGATTAACGGCAATCTTCAGACAAACGGGAACATTCAGGCAAGTCAGCAAATCAGAGATTTAGATGGTGTAAGCGGGTCATTAAGCGATTTAAGAAAAGTATATAATGAGCATACTCACCAGAACGGCGACGCGTCGAAACCTCCAGTTCAGCAGGTGTAAGTTATGGTGTGGGGTTCGCTTGGAAGTATCATTTTTGAAGTTCATAAGACGCCTAATAAAGGCAGTTTTATCAGAAAACACAGGTTTGATTATGCAAGAATAACCACTTTCCAAAAACCAAAGGTTCAGTATTTACGGGAGAACCTTGAGGAAATAGAGTTTGAAATGAGATTTTATTTTTATTCAGGTATAGACCCTTTGATGGAATCTAAAAAGCTGCTTGATGAAGCAAGAAAAAAAGAGCCTTTGACCTTGATGGTGGGCGATAATGTTATAGGGCGATTTGTGATTGAGGAGGTCGAGGAAACTTACAAAATAACAGACAATAAGGGTAATTTGATAGATATGGGCGTAAAAGTGAGATTGCTGGAGTATGTATAATGGTGGTTGAGTTGACAAACGAATCTGCTCCAATCAGTTTTGGTGTAAGTGGCATTGACGAAATAGCGCAAAATGTCAGAATGATTTTAAACACGAGAAAAGGCTCTGTGCCGCTTGATAGAGATTTTGGTCTTAGTTGGAGTGTAGTAGATTTGCCAAACACCCGTTTTTTGCAAAAATTAAAAATGGAAGTGGTGCAACAGGTTGAAAAGTATGAGCCAAGAGTAAAAGTGCGTGAAGTGTCCATTTATCCTGATGAATTGGTCTTAGATGGTGTTTGTAAAATTAAATTAAAAATAGAGGTTATTTCCCTTTAACAGTCTCCGGTCACATCTTTATTGGAACACCAGCCAATAACTCATTATCTTTTTTACTAAACCTGCAAGGAGTGCACTATGCAGCTTGAACACTTTAGTCTTGATGAGTTCAAATGTAAGCATTGCGGAAAAGTTCTGATGAAAGAAGAATTTTTAAGTATGCTTGATAAAGCAAGAGATCTAGCTGACGTGCCTTTTGTGATTACAAGCGGCTATAGATGCGAGAAGCACAACAGAAATGTTGGTGGCACACCAAATTCATCTCATATAAAAGGCTATGCTGCTGATATTGCGACTAGAAACAGTGCCGATAGATTCAAGATTGTTTTTGGACTCATCATGGCCGGTTTTAGAAGAATTGGGATTGGGGAAGATTTTGTTCATGTTGACAATGATCCTGAAAAACCATCAGGAGTAGTCTGGACTTACTATAAGAAAAAGAAGTGAGGTGAGAAATGCCCATATTAGCTACACTTTTACCTGCTGCTATATCTGCAGTGAAAGGATTGTTGAAAGAGAAGTCTCCTGAACTTGCTAATGCTGTGGAAAAGATAATCGAAACACCGGAAGCCAAATTGAAATTAGAAGAGCTTGCAATAGAAAAACTCAAGCTTGAACAAAATATAGAAAAATGGGAGCTTGAAGATAGACAAAGTGCAAGGGAGCTTGCAAAAGTTGATATGGCAAGCGACTCATGGCTGTCGAAAAACGTAAGACCGTTAATACTTATATTTTTAACAGGAATGTTTGTGGTGGCGTTCTTTATGTCTTCTCAAAATAAATATGAAATGGAAATGATAAACACCTTTAAAAGCCTGTTAGCATGGGTTTACACTTTTTATTTCGGTGGCCGTAGCGTCGAAAAAGTTATTAAAATCCTTAAAGGATAACTAAATGGAAATAAAGATTCTTGAATTGCTAACAGGCGGAGGATACATGGCAGTAGGTGCTTTTTTGCTCTACATGTTCTTAAGGCTTGATAGAAGCATACAATCAATGACGAAAGAGATAAAGGAGATTAAACAGAACTATGTCTCTAAAGATACATGTGTTTCCAAAGATATAACAAAAAGGG from Deferribacter autotrophicus includes the following:
- a CDS encoding phage baseplate assembly protein V, with product MLELLKELEFRIRKLEIIQNSIVRLGKVTNRYPDKNRVRVEFQGNDKIVSYELEVLHPKTKDDKFYFMPDIDEYVLCVFLPYAPSTGFVVGAYYDKNYTPPVSNNDEFYVKFSDGTEIFYDRKQHLLKATVKGDIDITAVSSHFTTITTHDGDITINGNVVINGNLQTNGNIQASQQIRDLDGVSGSLSDLRKVYNEHTHQNGDASKPPVQQV
- a CDS encoding D-Ala-D-Ala carboxypeptidase family metallohydrolase, producing MQLEHFSLDEFKCKHCGKVLMKEEFLSMLDKARDLADVPFVITSGYRCEKHNRNVGGTPNSSHIKGYAADIATRNSADRFKIVFGLIMAGFRRIGIGEDFVHVDNDPEKPSGVVWTYYKKKK
- a CDS encoding phage tail protein; the encoded protein is MVWGSLGSIIFEVHKTPNKGSFIRKHRFDYARITTFQKPKVQYLRENLEEIEFEMRFYFYSGIDPLMESKKLLDEARKKEPLTLMVGDNVIGRFVIEEVEETYKITDNKGNLIDMGVKVRLLEYV
- a CDS encoding 3TM-type holin, giving the protein MPILATLLPAAISAVKGLLKEKSPELANAVEKIIETPEAKLKLEELAIEKLKLEQNIEKWELEDRQSARELAKVDMASDSWLSKNVRPLILIFLTGMFVVAFFMSSQNKYEMEMINTFKSLLAWVYTFYFGGRSVEKVIKILKG
- a CDS encoding GPW/gp25 family protein, encoding MVVELTNESAPISFGVSGIDEIAQNVRMILNTRKGSVPLDRDFGLSWSVVDLPNTRFLQKLKMEVVQQVEKYEPRVKVREVSIYPDELVLDGVCKIKLKIEVISL